The bacterium genome contains the following window.
CTTCTGCCGCCGCTGGGGCGCCCAGTACCGCTACATGATCATGCTCGACGCGGACAGCATCATGGCCGGCAGCACGCTCCTGCGCCTGGTGCACCTGATGGAGCAGCGGCCGGACGCCGGCATGATCCAGACCGCGCCGAGCGCCGTGAACCGCCGCTCGCTGTTCGCCCGCGTGCAGCAGTTCTCCAGCCGCGTCTACGGGCCGATGTTCGCCGCCGGCCTGCACTTCTGGCAGCTCGGCGACGGCCAGTACTGGGGCCACAACACCATCATCCGCATCGCTCCGTTCATGGCGCACTGCGCCCTGCCCAAACTGCCGGGGAAGCCGCCGCTCGGCGGCGAGATCCTCAGCCACGACTTCGTCGAGGCGGCGCTGATGGGCCGCGCCGGCTGGACGCTCTGGCTCGCCTACGACCTCGGCGGCAGTTGGGAAGAGGTGCCGTCGACCCTGCTCGAGGAGATGGGGCGCGATCGCCGCTGGTGCCAGGGCAACCTGCAGCACCTGCGCCTGCTCTTCACCGAGGGGCTCTTCGGCGCCCACCGCGCCCTCTTCGTCAACGGCGTGCTCTCGTACGTCTCGGCGCTGCTGTGGTTCACCTTCCTCGTCCTCAGCACGGTCGCCGCGATCCTCGAGGTGGTGCGCGTTCCCGACTACTTCCCGCACGGTCCCAGTCTCTTCCCCGAGTGGCCGGTGTGGCGGCCCGACTGGGCGCTGGCCCTGCTGTCGGTGACCGGGATCATCCTGTTCCTGCCCAAGGTGCTGAGCGTCCTGCTGCTGGTGTTCCACGAGCGCAACGCGCGCGCGTTCGGCGGCGCGGCCCGCCTCACCCTGAGCGTGCTGCTGGAGATCATCCTGTCGAGCCTGCTGGCGCCGATCCGGATGACCTTCCACAGTCGCTTCGTGGTGCAGAACCTGCTCGGCCGCACCGTGACGTGGCGTTCGCAGGGGCGCGAGGACGCCGAGACCCGCTGGCTCGAGGCGATCCGCCACCACGGCTTCGACACCCTCTTCGCCAGCGCCTGGGGCATCAGCCTCTACTGGCTCAACCCGGACTACTTCTGGTGGGTGACGCCGATCATCGGCGCGCTCATCCTCTCGATCCCGACGTCGGTGCTGGCCAGCCGCATCGGGCTGGGCGATCGGGCCCGCGCCTGGCGGCTGTTCCTCATCCCCGAGGAGGCGGATCCCCCGCGCGAGCTGCGCAGCCTCGGCGAGCGCCTGGCGGTGGAGGAGAAGGCGGAGGCCGCGCGGCCGGCGGTCGAGAACGACGGCGTCGTCCGCGTCGCCGCCGATCCCCTGGTCAACGCCCTGCACCGCGCCCTGCTCGGGGCGCCGCGTCGCCTGGCGCCGGCGATCCGCGACGCCCACCACGCCCTGGTCGACCGTCTCATCGCCGAGGGGCCGGACACGCTGACGGCGCGCGAGCGCCGCCAGCTCCTCACCGATCCGCTGCTCATCGATCAACTGCACGAGCGCGTCTGGACCCTTCCCGACCGCGAGCGCGCCGCGCGCTGGGGCCGCCCGGCCGGCCCGCGCGCCACCTGAGCCCCGTGCCGGCCCGCGCGCCGCTGCCCTCCGCGTCGCACGTCCGGTGGGTGGGAAACCCGCCCGGCGCGCCGCCGTACCGCGCCGGCGCCCGCTGGTCGGCGACGACAGCGCCCGCGGCGGCGCCCGGCACGGGGCGACGCCGGCGGTGAGCCCGTCCTCGTCGAGCGAACGGCGGCAGCGGCGGGCCGAACGCCGCGCCCGCGACCGCCGGGCCCTGATCGCCGTGACGACGCTCGGCGTGATGGTGACCATGGGCGGTCTCGCCCTGCTGGTCAGCGTCGCCCGCACCCTCTTCACCCTGGCGCCGCCGCCACCGCGCAGCACCGCCCTGCCGATCGACCGCGGCTGCGCCCCGGGCGAGCTGCTGTCGCTCGATTCCTGGACGCTGGCGCGGGTCCGCCGCCCCCCCGTGTCGACGCCGCGCAAGCTGCTGTGGGAGCGCGAGCTGGGCGAGAGCGCGCGCGTGCAGGCGGCGCTGCGCGCCCGTCTCAACGGCTGGCCGGCGCGCCTGGTGGTGCCCGCCAGCGCGCTGCCGCGCGACCGCCGCGCCTTCGCCGAGCGCCTGGCGCGCGACACCTGGCGCGGGCTCGACGCGCTCACCGATCGCGCCACCGGCCTGCCCCTCGACACCGTGACGTTCACGGCCGGCAAGGGGCCCCCGGCGGCGGCGCGCATCGGCGACTACACCAACGTCACCAACATCGGGCTCCAGATGGCCGACATCGTCGGCGCCTACGAGCTCGGCCTCATCGACGATCGCGGCGCGCGCGGGCGCCTCGGGCGCATCCTCGATACGCTCGACCGCCTGGAGACCGACAACGGGTTCTTCTTCAACTACTACGACACCACCTCGCTCGAGCGCACCAGCCACTTCGTCTCGTTCGTCGACTCGGCCTGGCTGCTCACCGGCCTGATGACCGCGCGCATGACCTTTCCCGAGCTGTACGAGCGCTGCACGGCGCTCATCGAACAGATGGACTTCAGCGTCCTCTACGACCGCGGCGCCGATCTCGTCTCGCACGGCTACTACGTCGAGCCACGGGCACCGTCGCGCTACCACTATGGCGTGCTCTACACCGAGGCCCGCCTCGGGGCGCTGATCGGCATCGGCAAGGGGCAGTTCCCGGAGAAGGCCTGGTTCAACATGACCCGCACCTTCCCGGCCGACTGCTTCTGGCAGACGCAGGCACCGCGCGACGTCCGCACCCAGGAGATCCGCGGCTACGCGGTCACGGGCGGCCACTACCGCTGGCGCGGAGTGAAGTTCGTGCC
Protein-coding sequences here:
- the mdoH gene encoding glucans biosynthesis glucosyltransferase MdoH, which encodes MVPEWIERRFVRRIVTRLFRGRRPSPPGAAHTHRELRQQRRQLPWIGEARRRRVLLIFLVWLPTVVASGFMASVLPHQGRSWIELAIVTFFGALFGWISIGFWTAVFGFFTLLRKRRRFAITNLPELPADFAPGGRTAICMPICEEPVDRVFAGLRAIRESLARTGAIGQFDIFILSDSNTPDTIVAEEAAWAEWCREVDGFGSIFYRRRRVRVRRKSGNVADFCRRWGAQYRYMIMLDADSIMAGSTLLRLVHLMEQRPDAGMIQTAPSAVNRRSLFARVQQFSSRVYGPMFAAGLHFWQLGDGQYWGHNTIIRIAPFMAHCALPKLPGKPPLGGEILSHDFVEAALMGRAGWTLWLAYDLGGSWEEVPSTLLEEMGRDRRWCQGNLQHLRLLFTEGLFGAHRALFVNGVLSYVSALLWFTFLVLSTVAAILEVVRVPDYFPHGPSLFPEWPVWRPDWALALLSVTGIILFLPKVLSVLLLVFHERNARAFGGAARLTLSVLLEIILSSLLAPIRMTFHSRFVVQNLLGRTVTWRSQGREDAETRWLEAIRHHGFDTLFASAWGISLYWLNPDYFWWVTPIIGALILSIPTSVLASRIGLGDRARAWRLFLIPEEADPPRELRSLGERLAVEEKAEAARPAVENDGVVRVAADPLVNALHRALLGAPRRLAPAIRDAHHALVDRLIAEGPDTLTARERRQLLTDPLLIDQLHERVWTLPDRERAARWGRPAGPRAT
- a CDS encoding DUF3131 domain-containing protein — translated: MGGKPARRAAVPRRRPLVGDDSARGGARHGATPAVSPSSSSERRQRRAERRARDRRALIAVTTLGVMVTMGGLALLVSVARTLFTLAPPPPRSTALPIDRGCAPGELLSLDSWTLARVRRPPVSTPRKLLWERELGESARVQAALRARLNGWPARLVVPASALPRDRRAFAERLARDTWRGLDALTDRATGLPLDTVTFTAGKGPPAAARIGDYTNVTNIGLQMADIVGAYELGLIDDRGARGRLGRILDTLDRLETDNGFFFNYYDTTSLERTSHFVSFVDSAWLLTGLMTARMTFPELYERCTALIEQMDFSVLYDRGADLVSHGYYVEPRAPSRYHYGVLYTEARLGALIGIGKGQFPEKAWFNMTRTFPADCFWQTQAPRDVRTQEIRGYAVTGGHYRWRGVKFVPSWGGSMFEALMPTIVLDEMAAAPRSLGRNGLAHAVVQARFARRALGLPVWGLSPSATPGGDAYGEYGVRPLGSFGYAPGPVTPHASALALAVIPHAAMRNLEILANRYPRLYGDFGFYDAVDASTGAVAYKYLALDQSMLFLALVNHLADHAVQRRFASDPIMVRALPVIREERFFE